The Alnus glutinosa chromosome 8, dhAlnGlut1.1, whole genome shotgun sequence DNA segment TTCCCTTAGAACCTTTTGGAACATTTTGTTTCTGGTATCAATAAATCCGGCAATAATAGCACCGTTGCTGACATACAACATCTCAGAAGCCCTTGGGTGGGAATGAGGCGTTACCAGGCCATCCACATCTATATCAGTTCTAGCAATGGACAGGCCAAGTGTATTCAGCCCTGGAAAATCTGCAGCAGTGACAATGGTCACTGAGGAACGATAAAAATTGTCTGTATCGCCTACATGGTTCAAATTTGAAGTCTTGAAATCAGAAGCACTGACGCTGGCTGGATTCTTGCAAGTGAAGCCATTGATGAAGACTGTCTGTTTGCCCGGTGTCGAAGTTGGGCAAGTGTCCCGGAGATTATCGTAATCTCCTAAGGAGATTCTGATGCAAGTGCAGATGACAAACAAAATGGCAATGTGAAAGGGAAGCGAAGAATGCATCTTTGGTTGCTCTTGTGAAGTTACAACTGACTTATTTGGTCTTTATATTACGTGTGTACACATATTGCTTTGAGGATGCCAGAAATGAAAGTAACATTGAGACTTGGAGTTCACTACTGGATTTGAAATAGATTAAGTAGTAAGAAGTGCATTGCTTTGAAGAAAGATTATCTCCATTTACTCGGAATCTGTGTTGCCTAAATGTCATTGTGCTTGAAATACCAAGATTTTTCCGGGCTGATATTGCTCTTTATCTTGCAGGTCGGTGATGGGCAATCCTGGAATGGACCCCAGgcatttttcatttcttaagaaatcttttattgttttaatcatGTTTCCTGAACCTAAAGTCTTCCTTGCCATTACAGGAAAGCAAATGCCTGCACTATCTATCGCACATATCATAGGGCCATCGAGTATAACCTGGAGAAGCAATGTGACAATGGTCAAATCAAAACCATGGTGGCAAAAGGACATCGAAATTATTCAACTACTATTagataaattcaaataagatacGCTGTCAATTATTAGGGGCATCACTGACACATAAAATCAAGCCTTAGCATAGTatgtacatgtaaaatatttaaaaagtgattagaAAGAGTTCTGAGATTAATTAAGAATTCTTCCAGGTTCCATCCTTATCCAAAAAATCCCTTAGGATTAACTCCTTTTCTCTCCTCTATTTCCTAGAGCTGCTGCAAGCTGTAGAATCATATTTATTTAACCAACCACAACCTATATAGGCTTTCTACTAAAatttgggagtttttttttttttttggtcattttcTTAATGGTTTCCTAGGAAATTCCCAATCCGATTTGGCCACTCGAGATCTAATGTGTTTGGTAAAGTATTTTAGGTTTTGAAAAGTCTAGCATTCTATGCGGACAATACACTTTTGAAACATGTGAACCGATGAGAATCTTTATTATTATGCTCTACTTGCCACAAAGCAGAACCAGTTTGTGAACAGCATAAGGTATTCTTAGTAGACATGCAGAATCGAGGTTCTTCTGGACCATCTGCCATGATGTATTTGATCATGGCTGTGCCCTCAGAATTCAAAGATGCTTGTGCAGGATGCCAGTATTCAATCGACAGGCCAATTTTATCATGGTGTTATCTGCTTTCCATTCTTCCATTGATTGCACGTCTCACAGTACCCAAACACACTctaccttcttttcttttcttttcttttcttttcttttttttcttttcttctttttttttttttaaaaaaaaaaaaatgttagcagTATAATGCGCATAAATGCAAGGACAGATCATGAGAAACTACATAGCAAACCATGTAGGGGGAATAAGACTGGTAATAGCATTGCGGGGAAAACATTTTAAGATCAATCCATTGAAACAGCCTCATCaatgttaataaaaatataaggcCCAATAAAGTAGAAAGTAATACAAGCCTAAACAGTACTTAGATTTCATAATCCCACAATGG contains these protein-coding regions:
- the LOC133875536 gene encoding germin-like protein 11-1 yields the protein MHSSLPFHIAILFVICTCIRISLGDYDNLRDTCPTSTPGKQTVFINGFTCKNPASVSASDFKTSNLNHVGDTDNFYRSSVTIVTAADFPGLNTLGLSIARTDIDVDGLVTPHSHPRASEMLYVSNGAIIAGFIDTRNKMFQKVLREGDVFVFPRGLLHFCFNVGYDLATVFSVLNSQNPGVVTVTDAMFEPDSDLIDKLVRRLIFPSGSKVNRMENVTLAGFTGLYG